In Pleurodeles waltl isolate 20211129_DDA chromosome 5, aPleWal1.hap1.20221129, whole genome shotgun sequence, one genomic interval encodes:
- the LOC138296939 gene encoding olfactory receptor 2K2-like translates to MKIVLFVLFLIIFFFTITANSFIIAVVQADSKLSSAMYVFLLNLSLLDICFLSTNMPTCLKSFLMEKNTITYSGCVVQMYVGVSLGITQCILLAVMAWDRYIAICNPLNYHHIINNALCTKLIFGTWVSGFLLATVNVSFTMTVPFCGHNKINHIVCELAAVLRLACVDTPLQEIMFLVVSLLVFMAPMSLIIFTYLHIISTILRMPASGRSKVFSTCGSHLTVVILFYGALIVMYMTPRSQISTENEKVISVFYGVVTPALNPFIYTLRNHEMKMAMRKLLIKKKAWPGSKV, encoded by the coding sequence ATGAAGATTGTGCTATTTGTGTTGTTcctaatcattttctttttcaccaTTACTGCCAACAGTTTCATCATAGCTGTTGTTCAAGCAGATTCTAAACTAAGCTCTGCAATGTACGTATTTCTCCTTAACTTGTCGCTTTTGGATATATGCTTTTTATCAACAAACATGCCTACATGCCTGAAAAGCTTCCTGATGGAAAAGAACACTATCACATACTCTGGATGTGTTGTTCAAATGTACGTTGGTGTCTCCTTGGGTATTACACAATGCATCCTTCTAGCCGTCATGGCTTGGGATCGCTACATTGCCATCTGCAACCCCTTgaactaccaccacattatcaacAATGCTCTCTGCACCAAACTTATTTTTGGAACCTGGGTCAGTGGATTTCTTCTCGCTACAGTGAATGTGTCTTTTACAATGACAGTACCTTTTTGTGGACACAACAAGATCAACCACATTGTATGTGAACTGGCAGCAGTCCTACGTTTAGCATGTGTAGACACCCCCTTACAAGAGATTATGTTCCTTGTAGTTTCTCTGCTTGTTTTCATGGCTCCCATGTCTTTAATTATCTTTACGTATCTCCACatcatctccaccatcttgagaaTGCCTGCATCTGGAAGAAGCAAGGTTTTCTCCACCTGTGGCTCTCACTTGACTGTGGTTATACTCTTCTATGGCGCACTAATTGTGATGTACATGACTCCCAGGTCACAGATTTCAACAGAAAATGAAAAGGTCATCTCTGTCTTCTATGGGGTGGTTACTCCAGCCCTTAATCCATTCATCTACACTCTGAGAAACCATGAGATGAAAATGGCTATGAGAAAGCTGCTCATCAAAAAGAAAGCCTGGCCAGGATCTAAGGTTTAA